A stretch of the Mycobacterium shigaense genome encodes the following:
- a CDS encoding glycosyltransferase gives MKFVVASYGSRGDVEPFAAVVRELLTRGHDVRLAVPPMMVGFVESAGIASVPFGSDAPSATVMGDVLRNIRQAWVEWGASLKALADGADLLLTGKNEQGFAANVADYYGIPHAALHFFPGDHASLGGVMGTLAKRAEQTQRRELGLPDAAEPVPESLEIQAYEEFCFPGAATEWAEHGRRRPFVGALTLELPVDADAEVLSWIAAGTPPIYFGFGSGLKLPSPAETVAVIAAATAQLGERALVCSGPDNLSQLALPDHVKVVRAVNHAAVFPACRAVVHHGGAGTTAAGLRAGVPTLVLWLSVDDQPVWAQAVDRLGVGFGRGFWSSTLDLLVADLRSLLVDERAARAREVAATMTKPAESAARAADLLEEAARAGR, from the coding sequence GTGAAATTCGTGGTTGCCAGCTACGGCAGTCGTGGCGACGTCGAGCCCTTCGCCGCCGTGGTCCGAGAACTGCTCACCCGCGGACACGACGTGCGCCTGGCCGTGCCGCCGATGATGGTCGGCTTCGTCGAGTCGGCGGGTATCGCCTCGGTGCCCTTCGGATCCGATGCACCATCGGCCACGGTGATGGGCGACGTGCTGCGCAACATCAGACAGGCGTGGGTCGAGTGGGGCGCCTCGCTCAAAGCGCTCGCCGACGGGGCCGACCTGCTCCTGACCGGTAAGAACGAGCAGGGGTTTGCCGCCAATGTCGCCGATTACTACGGCATTCCGCACGCGGCGCTGCACTTCTTTCCGGGCGACCACGCCAGCCTCGGCGGTGTGATGGGAACCCTGGCCAAGCGGGCCGAGCAGACTCAGCGCCGCGAACTCGGCCTGCCGGACGCCGCCGAGCCCGTGCCCGAATCGCTGGAAATCCAAGCCTACGAAGAGTTTTGCTTTCCCGGCGCGGCGACCGAATGGGCGGAACACGGCCGCCGCCGGCCCTTCGTGGGGGCGCTGACGCTGGAGTTGCCGGTCGATGCCGACGCCGAGGTCTTGTCGTGGATCGCCGCGGGAACGCCGCCGATCTACTTCGGATTCGGCAGCGGACTGAAGTTGCCCTCCCCCGCCGAGACGGTCGCCGTGATCGCCGCGGCCACGGCGCAGCTGGGCGAGCGGGCGTTGGTCTGCAGCGGCCCGGACAACTTGTCGCAGCTGGCCCTGCCCGACCATGTCAAGGTCGTGCGCGCGGTCAACCACGCGGCGGTGTTCCCGGCCTGTCGGGCGGTGGTCCACCACGGCGGTGCCGGGACGACGGCCGCGGGCCTGCGCGCCGGAGTTCCCACGCTGGTGCTGTGGCTTTCGGTCGACGATCAACCGGTGTGGGCGCAGGCCGTCGACCGGCTCGGAGTCGGCTTCGGCCGCGGCTTCTGGTCCAGCACACTGGACTTACTCGTCGCCGACCTGCGCTCGCTCCTTGTCGACGAACGCGCCGCCCGGGCGCGCGAGGTGGCCGCGACGATGACCAAGCCCGCCGAAAGCGCCGCCCGCGCCGCCGATCTACTGGAAGAGGCCGCGCGGGCGGGACGCTGA
- a CDS encoding DUF732 domain-containing protein, whose translation MKSVLASVAAISAVMCAAPRVAHADSTSDYLNTINSHHISYANQDKIVQIGTTLCQELRNSLPGDEALKRIQNLGYTSGQANVIAAAAVLAFCPDMDNDPL comes from the coding sequence ATGAAATCGGTTCTGGCATCGGTCGCCGCCATCTCCGCAGTGATGTGCGCCGCGCCGCGGGTTGCCCATGCTGACAGCACGTCGGATTACCTGAACACGATCAATTCGCACCATATCAGCTACGCCAACCAGGACAAGATCGTCCAGATCGGCACGACGCTGTGCCAGGAACTGCGCAACAGCCTGCCGGGAGATGAAGCGCTGAAACGGATCCAGAACCTCGGCTACACGAGCGGCCAAGCAAATGTGATCGCGGCCGCGGCGGTTTTGGCATTCTGCCCGGACATGGACAACGACCCGCTGTAA